One Salmo trutta chromosome 12, fSalTru1.1, whole genome shotgun sequence genomic region harbors:
- the abhd11 gene encoding sn-1-specific diacylglycerol lipase ABHD11, whose amino-acid sequence MSVFCRFLSRGLLCGRATCRFVTGQQDFSGGGLRMAPAVGSTSPVNLTYDVFDGTGDGTPLVFLHGLFGSKSNFHSIAKSLVQRTGRKVLTVDARNHGTSTHSADLTYEAMTNDLTHLLAQLHIGKCVLIGHSMGGKVAMTTALSQPGLVERLVVVDISPAQTTTRTNFHSYIQAMKDVKISSDIPRSTARRMAEDQLRKLVKERSVRQFLLTNLVEQNGHYAWRVNLDAIAAHLDDIMSFPTFETTYEGPTLFLGGASSAYISSEDYPEIQRLFPCADIQYIPDASHWIHADKPLDFISSISSFLQP is encoded by the exons ATGAGTGTTTTCTGTCGCTTTCTCTCGAGAGGACTTCTCTGCGGACGGGCAACATGTCGGTTTGTAACCGGACAGCAGGATTTCAGCGGTGGCGGGCTGCGGATGGCTCCGGCGGTTGGCTCGACCAG CCCTGTGAACCTAACCTATGACGTGTTTGACGGGACAGGGGACGGCACCCCCCTGGTGTTCCTCCATGGGCTGTTTGGCAGCAAGTCCAACTTCCACTCTATAGCCAAGTCCCTGGTGCAGAGGACAGGCCGAAAG GTGCTGACGGTCGACGCCCGTAACCACGGTACCAGCACACACAGCGCCGATCTGACCTATGAGGCGATGACCAATGACTTGACGCACTTGCTCGCCCAGCTGCACATCGGGAAGTGCGTCCTGATTGGCCACAGCATGGGGGGCAAGGTCGCCATGACTACGGCCCTGTCGCAG CCTGGCCTGGTGGAGAGGTTGGTGGTGGTGGACATCAGTCCAGCCCAGACCACCACCCGTACCAACTTCCACTCCTACATCCAGGCCATGAAGGATGTGAAGATCTCTAGCGACATCCCTCGCTCGACCGCCCGCCGCATGGCCGAGGACCAGCTACGCAAACTGGTCAAG GAGCGCTCAGTGCGCCAGTTCCTGCTGACCAACCTGGTGGAGCAGAACGGACACTACGCCTGGAGAGTCAACCTGGACGCCATCGCTGCGCACCTTGATGACATCATGAGCTTCCCTACCTTCGAAACCACATACGAGGGCCCCACCCTCTTCCTGGGTGGAGCCAGTTCTGCCTACATCAG TTCTGAGGACTATCCAGAGATCCAGCGGTTGTTCCCCTGTGCAGACATCCAGTACATCCCAGACGCCAGCCACTGGATCCACGCAGACAAACCCCTGGACTTCATCAGCTCCATCAGCTCCTTCCTGCAGCCCTAA